The Athalia rosae chromosome 4, iyAthRosa1.1, whole genome shotgun sequence DNA segment ccgtaTCTACCGTCCGCGATATCTCGGCGATCCAGGTCGGATATAGAGTATCTGTGGATGAATTCCTCATCGGAATCCTCCGGGATCACACAGCCGAAGCAGTGCGTGAGAACTAATGCAGAAAGTACTCGCATATCATGTTTTCCGCTATGGTGACAGGCGATTACGGTTTGCAGCGGTTACGCGAACTCGTTGCAACTTTCACTTGGTCAATTAAAAAGTGATTTTTGAATCACCTCGTATTTTTATGTCGCATGATGTAGTGTGCAGCTATGATTATTCGATGTTACGCGGAGAGAAGTTGGCTACGGCGATTTATCATGCCCGTTACCTGTACGCGCACGAATGTCCGTCGACATCGacgttaattcattttttaccatcgagTGATTAGCTTTTGTTGGAAAAACTCGGACTGAAAgtggcgacaaaaaaaatccatgcTCTTGAGATTAATTATTGCGCGAGATGAACGCGCGTTGCGCAATTATTTTGTGAATTAATATCGAAAGACGATTAATTTAATAAGGTTTGCGGAActttattacaataatatgtaacaacatatatataaatgatatggtaaaaatctataaaaatttccacaaCCAAGTATCAGAAATAggattttcagattttgagTTCGTCTATAACTTATGATgatttgtacaatttttaatcACGTATACCAGCTATGATTTATCATGTATCTAAAAAGCTGCAGAAATCTTtatctcgttatttttataaatgacaattataatttgtacaattattcaacaattttttataatcaattTACATAGCGTTATTACATTCTGGTGTGAAATAATTGCGAAAATATTCAGAAAACCATCATTCACCAAAGTAAACTTGAACACTCCTCGAGAATTCTCTTGTACCGAGGttcaaaaaaaagacaacaaaCAGtggtataaaatgaaaaatcaggtataacagaaaatagaataaaacattcggtgaataaattttactcaATATTTTCGCcgttattttatataaaattcggACAGCTATtcgttattaataaaataatatgatgCTGCAGCGTTTTTAAACGTTCTCGTCATTACCTACGTCGATGTGGAAATAATATTCTGTTgtggatataaatttttatttttttcctgtacAAAATGGCACAATCCTATCCTTAAACTACATTGTGTGCGACGCAATAATTGCGACAAAGACAATTGGTCGAAgtacttttctcttcattctctcTGGAGTTCACGTTTTCTCTTAACtctaaattatttatttacaattgcttgaaaaatttcaatttttctattaattCGGTTCTCGGCCAATTTTATTGGTCCGCTGTAGTGTAAAAACGGTGCGACTGTCTGAATGAttaaaagaacgaaaaaataggtatatattcgtatatctACACTGAATTTCTGATTCGATTCCAGCTCGGTCCGAGTTACCGCAAAGACACATGCGGTAGTCcgacgaattttctttttttcctaacGGTAAAATTCACCTGCACAAATTTCGATTCAAACGGATAAaacgttcgttcaatttcaccTGTGTATATCCGCGATATTTTTGCAATATAtcgatttttagaaaaaaaagtacaaatagATATCTATACTgcaaaattcggaaataaaaaaaaaaaaaaaaatacgcactTCGTGTTATCATAGGCGTCcttaaaaaatatgtatatagatgtatacacgtatataatatatatctctCTTATCACAGTCAGCGGCGGGCCGCACGATATTCCGTACAGGGGCGTAAAAACCGAATGAGGGGTTGGCAATATATTTTTAGTACGGACGCTATCAAACTTTGCCATCGATCGAGCGTATTACCAGAATTGCGGCCGTCCTCTCGTCGCTTTCGAGTAACGCGAAAATTCTTTGTCCAATTGTTCATTCGTACAAAATCGTCTTCTCTTAGTCTTGGTCCTCGTTTCCCTCGAAATGGTCGGTGGGAACGATTTTAACCCGCTGATTTCATTCGTCCCCCCCAATATATGCCCATCTGTACGCGAACTTTGTGGAAATTGAATTATGTATGTACCGGCAATAACTCGAGtgacatgatttttttttttttgaataaaattttacgcaCGATTTGTTCGTCGTAAGTATGctacgaatgaaaagaaaaaaaattggataaaaaatatgattagAAAATGTGGTAGTCGACCCTCGCTTCGTTGGACACCCTACGCACGATGGCAAAAAACGCGTGAAAATTGTTCCCgtcgcgtgtttttttttttttccattaccgACATCGTATACGCATATATGATAATCTTCGATAACGGGATAGAGCTATGgattatgaaattaattaaaaaaattaccgattcATACTAATAATATGTACGTCTATACATATGGTAGGTATCTATCTATTTACTCTAATTGTAAGCCTatttataattgtatataCTACATTTGTATGTCCCTACAAAACACAGACGCATGTACAATGTTACTTAAGCTAAATTCGTATCTCCGAATGTGCGTATGCGAATATAGAGACACGGATAGATTACGTATACGCGTCCCTACGTCACATTTTATTTACAAACCACCGGCGACGGATGGCACATTATTTTTTAAGAATAGTTTTGCACTGAAATTCCGttgtattgaaaaaagattttttatcGGGGTCGCATCAGGAGTTCATCTCGACTTATTATCTGCGGCCCTCCCATATAAACGCCTCGTCAACAATAacgtactatacatatattatataattgtatacacacaggtataggtatatagatttTTGTTCATTGGTAATATTTGTTTACCTTGCGATTTCAACCCCTTCGGGATCGAAGAACGTCGCGCTCGTTCAGCatcgtgtcgtcgtcgtcgtcgtcgtcgtcgtcgtcgtcttgtaAGTACACAGggcattttaattattcacggTTCGATTTCTCGTTTACCTCGTCGTTCCGTGCACCAAAAGTTCTCCGACAGATGCAACCGCACCCGGTTTCCAAGGTGTCTCGGATCTGCACGATCCTTGTGCGTGTTTCACGTATGCGTACAAGCAtggaatttatttaaaaaaatatccgaactTTCGTCAGACTTTATTGCTATGTCTACGGGTGAGACGATCCCGTCGAATCGTTGATATGCGTCCATCATAccgtcgtttcatttttcctaaGCGGTTTCAGCGGCTGAAGTTCCCGCTCGAGTCTATCGAAGTCGTTGTAATACTCGTGATCCGATTCCTCTTCGGAACTTTTTTGCCTTACCTGAGATCCAAATCCTGCACCGTTAACGGGCGCTGCTTTAACTGAGTCGGTAGACGCGGGGATACCCAACGTCTGCGGTGTCATGATTCCGTCGTCCTGTGACATTATGTACTCCGGATTATCCACCGACGTTTTACCCGGTATGGTGAGAAACTCCGGATACTTTCGGTATCCGTTGTTAACGCGCTTCGTATCCGGCTCtgcgtgaaagagaaaacgaaaattgtcaACGTTTCGCGACTTTCGCGGACAAGCGCGTCCTCACGTcgagaagaaattttcgtcgcaaCTCACCCGTCGTTTTAGAGTCACCGATCAGATCCATGTATTGTATGGTATTAGCGGGCATCTGGGGCGAGGGCATCAAATAATCGTCCTCGTCCAGGGGAAGGTCCAACTTCAGATTTCCAACTTGAGCTTGTTGGTGTCCGGCACCGACTTCTTGTTCGAAGCAATCGTCCGTCACATCGCAGTCTGAAATTTATCGCGagagaattgtaaaaaaaatgtactcgAAAGTGGTTCACCGTTGTCATTTGTCGGTTCGTGaagattttatatattttctttttttttcacacgcgaCGCTTTGTAATCACCTCTGACTCCGACCATCTTCAAAGGATCCGAACAGTATCTGGAACTGGAACCGTCGGACCCCGTGACCTGGCTGCAGTTGCCGTTCGCCTGGGCGTAGTGAGGATGTTGCGTCTGATTTCCTCCCGTAGGATCCCGCGACGTACCCCCGTTACCGTGACCTACGCAGTACCGCAAAAGCTCCCGATCCCAGTTCTGTTGGTTTTGGGGCGTCGGCGAGTCGGCCGCCATCGGCGTACCGTTAGGCCAGCAACTTTTTATCGGTGTAGCGGGTGGCGAACCGGACGTACTCGAAGTAGCGAATATCGGCGGTATCGGTGCCCTGGATTTTGGCTGGAGATACTCGTCCGCGTCCACAACGGCTTCCGGTCCGTCCATTGCCGACGCCAGATTTCGGATCATGTCCTTCTCGTcctgagaaagaaaaattatatgtataccgcatCGTCGAGGTTGTGCCGGTGGGAACGGAGtgcgacgaataaaattgcCGAAATTTACCTGGAGTGTGTAGGACGGTAGCCTCATGTATTTGTCTCCCTTTATCGCCAGATAACGTCCGGGATCTCTGGACATTTTCGCAAATTCTTCGGCTAGTTCTTTGAAGCTCGGTCTCGACTCGGCGTCGAGCATCCAGCACTTTATCATGATCATGTAGACGTCGATGGTGCATATCGCTGGCTGCGGCAGCCTCTCTCCTTTCTCCAACAATTCGGGAACATTCCTCGCCGGTACGTTCTCGTACGGTCTTCCGCCGTAGGTGAGAATTTCCCATATGGTCACCCCGAACGCCCACACGTCGGATTTGTGGGTGAAAACGCGATGCTGGATGCACTCCAGGGCGAGCCATTTTATCGGCATTTTGCCACCGGCTGCTTTGTACTGTTCCTCGTTTATGTCGAGTAACTTGGCTAGTCCGAAGTCCGTTATTTTCACACAATTCGGCGTCTGGACGAGCACGTTTCTCGCCGCGAGATCCCTGTGCACCAGTCTCCTCTCTTCGAGATAGGCCATACCCCTGCCGATTTGGGTACACCAGTTCAGTAAAGGCTTCGAACCGATTTTATCCCTGTACTTTCTCACGAAGTCCAAAAGACAACCGAGCGGCATTAACTGAGTGACGAGCATCATTTGGGAAGTCATGCAGACAGCCAGTAACTGGAGTAAGTTCGGGTGTTCGACGCTGGCCATTATGTAGGCCTCGTCAAGGAACTCCTTCGAAGTGTTCGCACCGGTACCGTCGTGAAGTACCTTTATGGCCACCGGTATCTTGACGTTTTCACCTTCGGGTACCCAAACACCCTTGTAAACGTTGCCGAACGCCCCGTAACCAAGAATACCGCCCTTCCTCATTTCTTCCTCCTTGATTATGCGGAGTTTGGCGAGGTTCGGTTTTACCCCCGTAGGTCTTAGCGGCTCATTGTCGTCGAGACCGGTTAAAGCCATGGTCATTTTTACAGTGTTCTCTTTCGCCTTTGCCCTCTGTCTCCACAGGCACATAACCGCCGCCAGAAACACCACGACGATCACAACGCAGACCCCAACCCCAGCGAGGATTGCCGGCGTCCTTTCCGTATCTCGGGTGTAACTCAGGCCGTACGATTCCTCCGAACAGAAGGGATCGCTGTCCAGCGGGAACACTTTGTACTGAAATTCTTGAGGGCAGGTGTCCGTGCAGTTGAATAACGTTGTATTGTCCGTAGCGGTACCGTCCTGCGAAtgagaatgggaaaaaaaaaaaagaattccgttatcgatcgatcggatgcGTCGGTTTCGTCGGAAGTTTCAATCGCACTTACGATGTAGACCTTGTAGTTTCTACACTTGTGACATTGATCGACACCGGGACCGTAACAACCTCTGCACTCCGGCATGCAAGGTACGCATATTCTAGTTTCCGAATCGGCGAAATGATCGGCCGGACATTCGTCCTCGCACTGTTCGCCACGTTTGTATTTGTTGCACTCCTGGCAAACCTGTTCGTGAAAACCGAATCCCGTACACCTTCGACAACGGGGGTGACACTTGCGGCACACCGCTTTGCCGGCGAGTGCTCTGAGAGCGCCTCTTTCCTGAGGTCCGATCCACTCCCAGTAGTAACCTTTGcgcaaaaaaatacaattattcGAATGTGCAAGAACGTTCGCTTTTCAGGATACGAGGAAGATGggagattttttaatttcaaccaCTGACCTTCGGGGCAGGGTTCTCCTTTGTGGAGACAACTTTCCGGCGTGTCGCCGTTCATGATCGCTTTCTCGCAGCTGTGACATCCGTTCGGTCCGATGTTATTTTCCGGACCGTCGCAACCGCCTACGCAATTTTTATGACAGTGTTTGCAAGTTCCGTAAACTTGGTACTTTGAGGAAGGACACTCGGGAACGCAGAATGGTCCGTCGCGCACGTGTTTACATGAATTGCAGTGCTCGGCATTGGGTCCGGAACAAGTACCGTCGCACTGTTCGTGGCAAGGTTTGCACTGACGTTCGTCAGCTTCGTAAATTCTGAAATGTCGAGGGAACGTTTAGCGTTTAATTTTTCGGAAGCGAGTGTAgaaatatcttcatttttttttttttccaacagagGTGTGAGTCTGAAATTTACCTTGCTCATATCCATAATCTTCGTAAGCAAGTGCGATACACAATTACAGATATATGTACTTTTCAAACATGTCAAGATCGTCGggatattggaaaaattcgacaaTTTCTTTACTCACCCTGGTACCGCGGTACAATTCTGCAggcaaatattttccaaaaggAAATTTCTGCACGACAGACACTGGTCCGGTCCCGGTCCCCAGCATCCTTCGTCCGAGCATTGTTCGTCGCACACCAGACCTTCGAGCGCTGCGTTATTAAAATACACGACGCATGAACagacgaataataattaaatcgaCGAACGAGAGGGACAATTATTCGCTAATTACCGCAGGCTGACTCGTTCTTGTTATTGCTGAGCAGACTCTCGTGTTCGGTAGAAAGTTTCAATCTTGTCCAATTGATGCTCTGAGCGTAACAGAGATCTTTGTTTTCCAGGATAACTACCGCGCCCGAATTGATCCTCTTCAGTGAATTCAATCCGAGAGAAACCAGCGCCGTTTTCACGATATAAAGCGAGGCGAAGTAGTCCGTGAGGGTCCTGCCGCCGATTACTTCGAGATTTCGAAAATAGGACAGATTCGTAAAGTCCTTGTGATATCCCTGGATATTGACGTATCCCGTGACTTCCTTCAAGGTACTGAAAACCTCGAGCCTGTCGGGGTGCAACTCCTGATACCTCGGACCGAACGTAAAGTTCGTGTAAATGTGCTGGTACCCCATAAAGCTCTGATCCAATATCGTTATCGAACCCTCGATTATCGTGCAATCCTTGAAACTGTCGATATTTCCCGAGTGCACTTTGTCAACCCCTCGGCAAGTCTTTGGACAAGGTCCGTCGCAGGGCACGCACTCGCCGTTGGCGGCCTTTTTTTTCGGCGGACACGAGCGAACGCAGGCCCCATTATCTTTCAAAAGATGCGTGGGACACTGGCGAACGCAGGTCGCACCGTAAGCGTATTTTCCGTCAGGATTCGTCTCCCACGaataactcgttggattgtACCTGATgatcgatgaatgaaaattcattagaatcttgaagaaaagaaaaaaaaaaaaaatctcacgaaTAAATCAGCATGCGTTAATTACTTTTGCATCGGTGGACATTCCTGGGTGCAAACACCGtcgtcgaaaaagtttttgcaCGCCAGACAATCGCTTTGTTTAGGGCCCGTGCAGCCAGCAGCGCAGAACAGATGACAGCATTCTCTAGGATTTCGACCGTAACAACGTCCCTGCCAGCACTGGGGCGAACAAttggttttcgaaaatttttgacaattttcggGACCCTCGCCCCAGCATCCTTGCTCGCAACTCTTGTCGCACTCGGGGCAGATCCTCTCCGGCGCGGAGAAATTGTAAACGTAAACATACTTCGCCCGGTTCCCCGTTATTATCTCATCCCAGTTAATGGTCTTCATGTGACACAGATTGTAATTATCGTACATTCCAACGCTGCCGTTTAAAATATCTGCGAAACGacgacgcaaaaaaaaaaaacaacaccccCGTAAATCGATGTTCGATATAATTAAGGGTgacaagggggggggggggggggaatacgGATTATAATTACCTCGCAGTGCCGGTAGCTCGAGGCTGTTCATTCGACACATTGTGACGAAGAAGGCGAACTCGACATCGTGTATGTTGAGTTTGAAGAGGGTTCTGCCGCGTATAATCTGCAGCTGGGGTAGAACGACTCTTTGAACGTCTACGTGACTGATGAGTACGTAACCGGTGACCTCGCGAATGTATTGGAGAAAACTGAGGTCGAGCTGGATATCCGGGAGCCAGGTGATCTCCAGATTACCgtccacgtacgtacagttCGTGTAACGATCCCGCAGATTACGGTAATGGTGGTCCTTGTTCGAGGGCACCGAGAGCCGTCCATTCGTACCGATGCagactgaaaatgaaaatttaaacgatCCCCATAAATTCACGCCCAGTTGAACGTTGTAATTCTGCGTTCGGCCGTTGCGGAGTCGGCCGCCAATCTTTGCTTATGTTTCGAGTGAATGTAAAATCATTGCATCCGTGCGACGAGGTTCGACGGAGTCTACTTTGGAAAGACATCGATGTAGCGGCGGCGGTTGATCGGCGTGTCGCAATACCGGAGATTGACGCCTGCCTCAATGAATGGGAGGAGGAACGACGATAGAATTAACGGGTTTTTCAGCGTAAGAGAACTTCCGGTCGGTGGTAAACGGCCGATTGCagtcgatagaaaaattggaaagttGACCCGCGAGATAGGTGAGATTGCATTGCGTCCGAAGGAAGGGCGTCGCCCGTCAAATCGCAACTTTCGTTCTCCAAATCGCCTCGCCAACGTCGTAGCCGAAGGGCCACGGATCCAAAGAACGGGCTGCCCACTCGTCGATAGTCGCGGATGGAAGGAAATTTTCTCTAGGTCTCGGAACCCCGCTAGGGAAGAGAACAAGTGGGCGATCATCCGTCGCACGCCCTCGCTACGCCGAGAACGGGTTCCTCTCCATTACAATATTGcgcaagaaaattttcaaatcccgaACGCTACGGATACGGGGACGATCGAACGTCGCGCGATAAGGTATCACCGAGTAAAAGGGTCAAGTCGTGAAGCGAAGCGAAGTAGTACCGAAGTACCGAAGTACCGAAGAAGCCAAAGAGAACCCGAGCGAACCAAAGTGTACAGACAAGGAACAAATAACGGCCCGTGGAATGCGCTTTGTTCGCCAGTCCCTGTTCGCGCCGTGTATCGAGCCTCTATCCTTCTCCCTCGCTCCCTCAGACACCGAGATCGCGGTGCATCGTGTTTCTAAGGTTGAGAGAGGCTGCGAGGCTGGACCGCGCGCGTAGTCGTGTCTGGCTCTGGGCACGCGagtctctctttctcgttatTAACTTCGAGGTACCGGACTCCAGCTTACCAGCGGTATAGTCGGATCCGGCAAACGGTCGCCACTTTATTGCGAACCTCGATCACCTCGGTAAGCCTTCCCTCCCCAACCTTCGACCGAATCACGGATGCTCTCGCGATGTTTCGAGGCTGCGGGGTGCGCCTTGCACCTCCTTAAGCAAGGGTCGTTTGGACGGCCGAATtcgcgattgaaaataaatcggtCGCAGGACTCGAAAGCTTCGCGAAGGCGATCGATGGTACGAGTGAAGTTCCTCGCATGCAGGTCGTAgggatagaaagaaaaaaataattcaaagcgAGCGCGTCCCGAGGGAACGGAAAACCTCGTCGCTCAGTATAAATTCTCGACGGTCGGCTCGCTCGTCTACGTTGAGAAATTAATGTAGAAACATTCGACGCTGAGATCGGTAGGAACGTCTTATCTCCGAATGCATAGCCGGTAGTACAAATGAGACTGGCATGACTGTACCCATCCACAGCGTTACGGAGGATCCCGATCTGAAAATCAGATATTGCTACACGATAGATTGATTCCTGAGATCCGACCGCACGGGATGGcgtattttcaattcttctggCCGGAGCCACCCAGTTCTCGGAACGttggattgaaatttattacacaGGATTCTGCACGGGGAACGACGATATACAAAGTGGGCAGCGCCCGCGGTATCTGGCGTAATAAATTACTATTCCGCTCTATGAGCCGATTCACATGGGATATTCCCGTTTATCCTCAATCTTATCCTTGCCTCCTCGCGAGACACTTTGCTTTGTCCGGCTAAAATGCGAGACGACTTCTTGCCGtaaagtataaaaaagaaaaaaatctgcggattgaaaatttttggaaacatgtcaacgaaaaaattcctgTGGAGAGAgaacaaataattttcgaagattttgtCAAGTACCAATGCAGCAGTTCCATTTTGCGTCGACATAAAACgtgaattcaaaaatcgataCAATTGCGATTACATGGAATGAAAATGAGTCATATCGGGATAGATTGTTACTCGTTggtttttctcacttttcccATCGACGAATTCCGATTTCAACTCCGCCGAGGTGCATCGGCAGAGTAGTACAATCGTCGCTAGAACGAGCAGCGCTGCGCCGAGGGGGCGACGGTACGTCGACGACGATTGTACCTCGATGCGGTGCAGGCTGGACATGGTGAGAGCTCATGCCCTCCACGACGAAATCGCTGTCTTCGCCGAGGCGAACTCGATTGAACGCGCCTCGTTCGACCCACCGGAAAGCGAGGCTCTTGACAAAGCGACGAGGTAGTCGAGAGGGTTGCGGTACGGTGGTGCGGTTCCCATCGCGCCCGATTCACCAAGTATGGCACATGCCGGGTCCGATATTCACTTTCTGAAACAGAGTAGatggaaagaaatgaaaaaaatcggtacGATTAACCGGGCCACGATTTATCGCGCCGTATCGTGTCGCCggtgtttctctcttttttgtaCGAGTCGAATTAGCGCCTCCGCGAACGTCAGTCGGGGGGTTTTTCCTCTCGTATTGCGGAGTAGACAATCAACGTTTTGTTGTAAACAAGGATATGAATGCATAAACGGAGTGCAGTTAACACGGTTAACACGATGCCCACCGTGTCTCGGACCTTTTTGCCACAGGGGCGTTTCTCAAAAGACGCCGCTGCTACGCGGTCGCGTCGTCCGCCCCATCGCATCGCGCGAGGACCCGGAGTTTAACCA contains these protein-coding regions:
- the LOC105694075 gene encoding epidermal growth factor receptor isoform X3, giving the protein MATVCIGTNGRLSVPSNKDHHYRNLRDRYTNCTYVDGNLEITWLPDIQLDLSFLQYIREVTGYVLISHVDVQRVVLPQLQIIRGRTLFKLNIHDVEFAFFVTMCRMNSLELPALRDILNGSVGMYDNYNLCHMKTINWDEIITGNRAKYVYVYNFSAPERICPECDKSCEQGCWGEGPENCQKFSKTNCSPQCWQGRCYGRNPRECCHLFCAAGCTGPKQSDCLACKNFFDDGVCTQECPPMQKYNPTSYSWETNPDGKYAYGATCVRQCPTHLLKDNGACVRSCPPKKKAANGECVPCDGPCPKTCRGVDKVHSGNIDSFKDCTIIEGSITILDQSFMGYQHIYTNFTFGPRYQELHPDRLEVFSTLKEVTGYVNIQGYHKDFTNLSYFRNLEVIGGRTLTDYFASLYIVKTALVSLGLNSLKRINSGAVVILENKDLCYAQSINWTRLKLSTEHESLLSNNKNESACALEGLVCDEQCSDEGCWGPGPDQCLSCRNFLLENICLQNCTAVPGIYEADERQCKPCHEQCDGTCSGPNAEHCNSCKHVRDGPFCVPECPSSKYQVYGTCKHCHKNCVGGCDGPENNIGPNGCHSCEKAIMNGDTPESCLHKGEPCPEGYYWEWIGPQERGALRALAGKAVCRKCHPRCRRCTGFGFHEQVCQECNKYKRGEQCEDECPADHFADSETRICVPCMPECRGCYGPGVDQCHKCRNYKVYIDGTATDNTTLFNCTDTCPQEFQYKVFPLDSDPFCSEESYGLSYTRDTERTPAILAGVGVCVVIVVVFLAAVMCLWRQRAKAKENTVKMTMALTGLDDNEPLRPTGVKPNLAKLRIIKEEEMRKGGILGYGAFGNVYKGVWVPEGENVKIPVAIKVLHDGTGANTSKEFLDEAYIMASVEHPNLLQLLAVCMTSQMMLVTQLMPLGCLLDFVRKYRDKIGSKPLLNWCTQIGRGMAYLEERRLVHRDLAARNVLVQTPNCVKITDFGLAKLLDINEEQYKAAGGKMPIKWLALECIQHRVFTHKSDVWAFGVTIWEILTYGGRPYENVPARNVPELLEKGERLPQPAICTIDVYMIMIKCWMLDAESRPSFKELAEEFAKMSRDPGRYLAIKGDKYMRLPSYTLQDEKDMIRNLASAMDGPEAVVDADEYLQPKSRAPIPPIFATSSTSGSPPATPIKSCWPNGTPMAADSPTPQNQQNWDRELLRYCVGHGNGGTSRDPTGGNQTQHPHYAQANGNCSQVTGSDGSSSRYCSDPLKMVGVRDCDVTDDCFEQEVGAGHQQAQVGNLKLDLPLDEDDYLMPSPQMPANTIQYMDLIGDSKTTEPDTKRVNNGYRKYPEFLTIPGKTSVDNPEYIMSQDDGIMTPQTLGIPASTDSVKAAPVNGAGFGSQVRQKSSEEESDHEYYNDFDRLERELQPLKPLRKNETTV
- the LOC105694075 gene encoding epidermal growth factor receptor isoform X1 — protein: MSSLHRIEVQSSSTYRRPLGAALLVLATIVLLCRCTSAELKSEFVDGKICIGTNGRLSVPSNKDHHYRNLRDRYTNCTYVDGNLEITWLPDIQLDLSFLQYIREVTGYVLISHVDVQRVVLPQLQIIRGRTLFKLNIHDVEFAFFVTMCRMNSLELPALRDILNGSVGMYDNYNLCHMKTINWDEIITGNRAKYVYVYNFSAPERICPECDKSCEQGCWGEGPENCQKFSKTNCSPQCWQGRCYGRNPRECCHLFCAAGCTGPKQSDCLACKNFFDDGVCTQECPPMQKYNPTSYSWETNPDGKYAYGATCVRQCPTHLLKDNGACVRSCPPKKKAANGECVPCDGPCPKTCRGVDKVHSGNIDSFKDCTIIEGSITILDQSFMGYQHIYTNFTFGPRYQELHPDRLEVFSTLKEVTGYVNIQGYHKDFTNLSYFRNLEVIGGRTLTDYFASLYIVKTALVSLGLNSLKRINSGAVVILENKDLCYAQSINWTRLKLSTEHESLLSNNKNESACALEGLVCDEQCSDEGCWGPGPDQCLSCRNFLLENICLQNCTAVPGIYEADERQCKPCHEQCDGTCSGPNAEHCNSCKHVRDGPFCVPECPSSKYQVYGTCKHCHKNCVGGCDGPENNIGPNGCHSCEKAIMNGDTPESCLHKGEPCPEGYYWEWIGPQERGALRALAGKAVCRKCHPRCRRCTGFGFHEQVCQECNKYKRGEQCEDECPADHFADSETRICVPCMPECRGCYGPGVDQCHKCRNYKVYIDGTATDNTTLFNCTDTCPQEFQYKVFPLDSDPFCSEESYGLSYTRDTERTPAILAGVGVCVVIVVVFLAAVMCLWRQRAKAKENTVKMTMALTGLDDNEPLRPTGVKPNLAKLRIIKEEEMRKGGILGYGAFGNVYKGVWVPEGENVKIPVAIKVLHDGTGANTSKEFLDEAYIMASVEHPNLLQLLAVCMTSQMMLVTQLMPLGCLLDFVRKYRDKIGSKPLLNWCTQIGRGMAYLEERRLVHRDLAARNVLVQTPNCVKITDFGLAKLLDINEEQYKAAGGKMPIKWLALECIQHRVFTHKSDVWAFGVTIWEILTYGGRPYENVPARNVPELLEKGERLPQPAICTIDVYMIMIKCWMLDAESRPSFKELAEEFAKMSRDPGRYLAIKGDKYMRLPSYTLQDEKDMIRNLASAMDGPEAVVDADEYLQPKSRAPIPPIFATSSTSGSPPATPIKSCWPNGTPMAADSPTPQNQQNWDRELLRYCVGHGNGGTSRDPTGGNQTQHPHYAQANGNCSQVTGSDGSSSRYCSDPLKMVGVRDCDVTDDCFEQEVGAGHQQAQVGNLKLDLPLDEDDYLMPSPQMPANTIQYMDLIGDSKTTEPDTKRVNNGYRKYPEFLTIPGKTSVDNPEYIMSQDDGIMTPQTLGIPASTDSVKAAPVNGAGFGSQVRQKSSEEESDHEYYNDFDRLERELQPLKPLRKNETTV
- the LOC105694075 gene encoding epidermal growth factor receptor isoform X2, whose product is MGINPVHWIYLILVFARIFVAEVIEERVCIGTNGRLSVPSNKDHHYRNLRDRYTNCTYVDGNLEITWLPDIQLDLSFLQYIREVTGYVLISHVDVQRVVLPQLQIIRGRTLFKLNIHDVEFAFFVTMCRMNSLELPALRDILNGSVGMYDNYNLCHMKTINWDEIITGNRAKYVYVYNFSAPERICPECDKSCEQGCWGEGPENCQKFSKTNCSPQCWQGRCYGRNPRECCHLFCAAGCTGPKQSDCLACKNFFDDGVCTQECPPMQKYNPTSYSWETNPDGKYAYGATCVRQCPTHLLKDNGACVRSCPPKKKAANGECVPCDGPCPKTCRGVDKVHSGNIDSFKDCTIIEGSITILDQSFMGYQHIYTNFTFGPRYQELHPDRLEVFSTLKEVTGYVNIQGYHKDFTNLSYFRNLEVIGGRTLTDYFASLYIVKTALVSLGLNSLKRINSGAVVILENKDLCYAQSINWTRLKLSTEHESLLSNNKNESACALEGLVCDEQCSDEGCWGPGPDQCLSCRNFLLENICLQNCTAVPGIYEADERQCKPCHEQCDGTCSGPNAEHCNSCKHVRDGPFCVPECPSSKYQVYGTCKHCHKNCVGGCDGPENNIGPNGCHSCEKAIMNGDTPESCLHKGEPCPEGYYWEWIGPQERGALRALAGKAVCRKCHPRCRRCTGFGFHEQVCQECNKYKRGEQCEDECPADHFADSETRICVPCMPECRGCYGPGVDQCHKCRNYKVYIDGTATDNTTLFNCTDTCPQEFQYKVFPLDSDPFCSEESYGLSYTRDTERTPAILAGVGVCVVIVVVFLAAVMCLWRQRAKAKENTVKMTMALTGLDDNEPLRPTGVKPNLAKLRIIKEEEMRKGGILGYGAFGNVYKGVWVPEGENVKIPVAIKVLHDGTGANTSKEFLDEAYIMASVEHPNLLQLLAVCMTSQMMLVTQLMPLGCLLDFVRKYRDKIGSKPLLNWCTQIGRGMAYLEERRLVHRDLAARNVLVQTPNCVKITDFGLAKLLDINEEQYKAAGGKMPIKWLALECIQHRVFTHKSDVWAFGVTIWEILTYGGRPYENVPARNVPELLEKGERLPQPAICTIDVYMIMIKCWMLDAESRPSFKELAEEFAKMSRDPGRYLAIKGDKYMRLPSYTLQDEKDMIRNLASAMDGPEAVVDADEYLQPKSRAPIPPIFATSSTSGSPPATPIKSCWPNGTPMAADSPTPQNQQNWDRELLRYCVGHGNGGTSRDPTGGNQTQHPHYAQANGNCSQVTGSDGSSSRYCSDPLKMVGVRDCDVTDDCFEQEVGAGHQQAQVGNLKLDLPLDEDDYLMPSPQMPANTIQYMDLIGDSKTTEPDTKRVNNGYRKYPEFLTIPGKTSVDNPEYIMSQDDGIMTPQTLGIPASTDSVKAAPVNGAGFGSQVRQKSSEEESDHEYYNDFDRLERELQPLKPLRKNETTV